The Serratia rhizosphaerae genome has a segment encoding these proteins:
- the tamA gene encoding autotransporter assembly complex protein TamA, protein MPRYRVLCVLCALFVAPAALSANLRLQVEGLSGELEKNVRVRLSAITPEEVSADGRFRARVEQAVRQGLRALGYYEPTIEFTLDDNPKLSRPVLHAKVKPGEPVRIAGANITLEGGAKTDEDYLALVKKGRPTIGEILNHGTYESFKSSLSGLALRKGYFDAEMTKSQLGVSEELRKAYWDFDFNSGERYRFGKVKFEGSQIREDYLQNLIPFHQGEYYSSQDLAELNRRLSATNWFNSVVVSPDFEDAKESKILPLDALVTPRSRNTLETGVGYSTDVGPRIKGTWKKPWLNDRGHSLETSAYISAPEQQLDLTYKIPLQKSPLEEYYLMQGGYKRSDLNDTKSDSTKVVVSRNWDKSSGWQYAINMTGRFDHFTQGNVTNTTVLLYPGASLSRTRSRGGLMPTWGDSQRYSIDVSDTTWGSGVDFALLQAQNVWIRTLADKHRFVARGQVGWIETNDFDKVPPDLRFFAGGDRSIRGYKYKDISPRDAEGKLTGASKMLTGSLEYQYNVTGKWWGAVFVDSGEAVNDIKQSNFKTGAGVGVRWQSPVGPVKLDIAAPVGDKETHGMQFYIGLGPEL, encoded by the coding sequence GTGCCACGTTACCGTGTCCTTTGCGTTTTATGCGCGCTATTTGTCGCGCCTGCGGCGCTGTCGGCCAATTTGCGGCTGCAGGTCGAAGGGCTGAGCGGAGAGTTGGAGAAAAACGTGCGGGTTCGCCTGTCAGCCATCACCCCCGAAGAGGTGAGCGCCGACGGCCGTTTTCGTGCACGGGTAGAGCAGGCGGTGCGTCAGGGGCTGCGCGCGCTGGGTTATTATGAGCCAACCATTGAATTTACTCTCGACGACAACCCCAAGCTGTCGCGTCCGGTGCTGCATGCCAAGGTTAAGCCCGGCGAGCCGGTGCGTATTGCCGGCGCCAATATCACGCTGGAAGGCGGCGCCAAAACCGATGAAGACTATCTGGCGCTGGTGAAGAAGGGACGGCCGACCATCGGCGAGATCCTTAACCACGGCACCTATGAAAGCTTTAAAAGTTCCCTGAGCGGTCTGGCGCTGCGCAAAGGCTACTTTGACGCCGAGATGACCAAAAGCCAACTGGGCGTGTCGGAAGAGCTGCGTAAGGCGTACTGGGATTTTGACTTTAACAGCGGCGAGCGCTACCGCTTTGGTAAAGTGAAATTCGAAGGTTCGCAAATCCGCGAAGACTATCTGCAAAACCTGATCCCCTTCCATCAGGGGGAGTATTACAGCTCGCAGGATTTGGCCGAGCTGAACCGCCGTTTGTCTGCCACCAACTGGTTTAACTCGGTGGTGGTGTCGCCTGATTTTGAAGATGCCAAAGAGAGCAAGATCCTGCCGTTGGACGCGCTGGTAACGCCGCGCAGCCGCAATACGCTGGAAACCGGCGTGGGCTATTCCACCGATGTCGGGCCGCGGATAAAGGGCACCTGGAAGAAGCCCTGGCTGAACGATCGTGGCCACAGTCTGGAAACCAGCGCCTATATTTCGGCGCCGGAGCAGCAGCTGGATCTGACGTATAAAATTCCGCTGCAGAAGAGCCCGCTGGAAGAGTATTACCTGATGCAGGGCGGCTATAAGCGCAGCGACCTGAACGACACCAAGTCAGACAGCACCAAAGTGGTGGTATCGCGCAACTGGGACAAATCCAGCGGCTGGCAGTACGCCATCAATATGACCGGTCGTTTTGACCACTTTACCCAAGGTAATGTCACCAACACCACCGTGCTGCTGTATCCGGGCGCCAGCCTCAGCCGCACCCGCTCGCGCGGCGGCCTGATGCCGACCTGGGGCGACAGCCAGCGCTATTCCATTGACGTTTCCGATACCACCTGGGGCTCAGGCGTCGATTTTGCGCTGCTGCAGGCGCAGAACGTCTGGATCCGCACGCTGGCGGATAAACACCGCTTTGTGGCGCGTGGTCAGGTGGGTTGGATTGAAACCAATGACTTCGATAAGGTGCCGCCGGATCTGCGCTTCTTCGCCGGCGGTGACCGCAGCATCCGCGGCTACAAATACAAAGACATTTCGCCGCGCGACGCAGAGGGTAAGCTGACCGGCGCCTCTAAAATGCTGACCGGTTCGCTGGAGTATCAATACAATGTGACCGGCAAGTGGTGGGGCGCGGTGTTCGTCGACTCCGGCGAAGCGGTGAATGATATCAAACAGAGCAATTTCAAAACCGGCGCGGGCGTTGGCGTGCGCTGGCAGTCGCCGGTCGGGCCGGTGAAACTGGATATTGCCGCCCCGGTCGGGGATAAGGAAACCCACGGGATGCAGTTCTATATCGGTTTGGGGCCTGAACTATGA
- the msrA gene encoding peptide-methionine (S)-S-oxide reductase MsrA, translated as MQNTDKSRLVDQANALPGRATPVPVAALNIVTQHSMTEVPAGMDVAIFAMGCFWGVERLFWQQPGVYSTAAGYTGGYTPNPAYHEVCTGQTGHAEAVRVIFDPKVISYPQLLQVFWENHDPAQGMRQGGDIGTQYRSAIYYLTPEQQADAERSLASFQQAMDTAGDQRVITTEIAPATPFYYAEDDHQQYLEKNPGGYCGLGGIGVCLPPQA; from the coding sequence GTGCAAAATACAGATAAATCTCGCCTGGTCGACCAGGCCAACGCGCTGCCGGGGCGCGCCACGCCGGTGCCGGTCGCCGCGCTCAACATCGTCACTCAGCACTCTATGACAGAGGTGCCGGCCGGTATGGACGTGGCGATTTTCGCCATGGGCTGCTTCTGGGGGGTCGAGCGCCTGTTCTGGCAACAGCCGGGCGTCTACAGCACCGCCGCCGGCTACACCGGCGGCTACACGCCGAATCCGGCCTACCATGAGGTGTGCACCGGCCAGACCGGCCACGCCGAAGCGGTGCGCGTGATCTTCGATCCGAAAGTCATCAGCTATCCGCAGCTGCTGCAGGTGTTCTGGGAAAATCACGATCCGGCCCAGGGCATGCGTCAGGGCGGTGATATCGGCACCCAGTACCGTTCTGCAATCTACTACCTGACGCCGGAACAGCAGGCCGACGCCGAGCGCAGCCTGGCCAGCTTCCAACAGGCGATGGACACCGCCGGGGACCAGCGCGTCATCACCACCGAAATCGCCCCGGCCACGCCGTTCTACTACGCCGAAGACGACCACCAGCAATACCTGGAAAAGAATCCGGGCGGCTACTGCGGACTGGGCGGCATCGGCGTTTGTCTGCCCCCGCAGGCCTAA
- a CDS encoding hemolysin family protein, translated as MLNSILLILFLIAVSAFFSVSEISLAASRKIKLKLMADEGNINAAKVLKLQETPGLFFTVVQIGLNAVAILGGIVGDAAFSPSFQVLFDRFLSPELSQQLSFICSFVLVTSLFILFADLTPKRIGMIAPEAVAVRIINPMRFSIMIFRPLVWLFNGMANLIFRLFKLPMVRKDDITSDDIYAVVEAGALAGVLRKQEHELIENVFELESRTVPSSMTSRESVVYFDLRESEESIKEKVSTHPHSKFLVCDGHIDQVVGYVDSKDLLNRVLGNQSLVLSSGVQIRSALIVPDTLTLSEALESFKAAGEDFAVILNEYALVVGIITLNDVMTTLMGDLVGQGQEEQIVARDENSWLIEGGTPIDDVMRVLDIDEFPQAGNYETIGGFMMYMLRKIPKRTDFVKYAGYKFEVVDIDSYKIDQLLVTKLSDKPAATLPKAADENLPA; from the coding sequence ATGTTAAACAGTATTTTACTGATTCTTTTTCTGATCGCAGTGAGCGCCTTCTTCTCTGTATCGGAAATTTCTCTGGCTGCCTCGCGCAAGATTAAACTGAAGCTGATGGCTGACGAAGGTAACATCAACGCGGCCAAAGTGCTGAAACTGCAAGAAACACCCGGCCTGTTCTTTACCGTGGTGCAAATCGGCCTTAACGCCGTCGCCATTTTGGGCGGTATCGTCGGCGACGCGGCATTCTCCCCGAGCTTTCAGGTGCTGTTCGATCGCTTCCTGTCGCCGGAACTGTCGCAACAGCTCAGCTTTATCTGCTCATTCGTACTGGTCACCAGCCTGTTTATCCTGTTCGCGGATCTCACCCCGAAGCGCATCGGTATGATTGCACCAGAGGCGGTCGCCGTCCGGATCATCAACCCGATGCGTTTCTCGATCATGATTTTCCGTCCGCTGGTCTGGCTGTTCAACGGTATGGCGAACCTGATTTTCCGCCTGTTCAAACTGCCGATGGTGCGTAAAGACGACATCACGTCCGACGATATTTACGCCGTGGTGGAAGCTGGCGCGCTGGCCGGCGTACTGCGCAAGCAGGAGCATGAGCTGATTGAGAACGTGTTCGAGCTGGAATCACGTACCGTACCTTCCTCGATGACCTCCCGTGAAAGCGTGGTCTATTTCGACCTGCGCGAGAGCGAAGAGAGCATTAAAGAGAAAGTCTCCACCCACCCGCACTCTAAATTCCTGGTGTGTGACGGTCATATCGATCAGGTAGTGGGCTATGTGGATTCCAAAGACCTGCTGAACCGCGTACTGGGCAATCAGAGCCTGGTGCTGAGCAGCGGCGTACAGATCCGCTCCGCGCTGATTGTGCCGGATACCCTGACGCTGTCCGAGGCGCTGGAAAGCTTTAAGGCGGCCGGCGAAGACTTCGCGGTGATCCTGAACGAATATGCGCTGGTGGTGGGGATTATCACGCTCAACGACGTGATGACCACCCTGATGGGCGACCTGGTGGGGCAAGGGCAGGAAGAGCAAATCGTCGCACGCGACGAAAACTCCTGGCTGATTGAAGGTGGTACGCCAATCGACGACGTGATGCGCGTGCTGGATATTGACGAGTTCCCGCAGGCGGGCAACTATGAAACCATCGGCGGCTTTATGATGTATATGCTGCGCAAGATCCCGAAACGCACCGACTTCGTCAAATACGCTGGCTACAAGTTTGAAGTGGTCGATATCGACAGCTACAAGATCGACCAGCTGCTGGTCACCAAGCTGAGCGATAAGCCGGCGGCGACGCTGCCGAAAGCGGCGGATGAAAACCTGCCGGCCTGA
- a CDS encoding DUF1107 domain-containing protein, which yields MRIFQRYNPLKIAKYVKTLFRGRLYIKDVGAFEFDKGRILVPKVRDKRHLSVMSEVNRQVLLLQSEMG from the coding sequence ATGAGAATCTTCCAGCGTTATAACCCTTTGAAAATTGCCAAATATGTGAAGACCCTGTTCCGCGGACGTTTATATATCAAAGATGTTGGTGCATTTGAATTCGACAAAGGCCGAATCCTGGTGCCGAAAGTCCGCGACAAGCGCCATCTCAGCGTGATGTCTGAAGTTAATCGGCAAGTGCTGCTTTTGCAATCGGAAATGGGTTAA
- a CDS encoding YtfJ family protein → MKKSRMLMMSLLFAPLLASAHNFQLLQRVAPVSVTDRGELHYANGDFSYEKWSSGKLSGKVRVIQHIAGRSSAKDMNDPLIEAIKAAKLPRDRYQTTTIINIDDAIVGTGMFVRSSIEDNKKEFPWSQFIVDNKGYVKKAWDLQSNGSAIIVLDDQGRVKFAKDGKLTEEEVQQVMNMLHQMLR, encoded by the coding sequence ATGAAAAAGAGCCGCATGCTAATGATGTCCCTGCTGTTCGCCCCCCTACTGGCCTCAGCGCACAACTTTCAACTGCTGCAGCGCGTCGCGCCGGTCAGCGTCACTGACCGCGGCGAGCTGCATTACGCTAACGGCGACTTCAGCTACGAAAAATGGAGCAGTGGCAAGCTCAGTGGAAAAGTGCGGGTAATTCAGCATATTGCCGGCCGCAGTTCCGCCAAAGACATGAACGATCCATTGATTGAAGCCATCAAGGCCGCCAAGCTACCACGCGATCGTTACCAAACGACGACAATCATCAATATTGATGACGCTATCGTCGGCACCGGCATGTTTGTGCGCAGCAGTATTGAAGACAACAAAAAAGAGTTCCCGTGGTCGCAGTTTATCGTCGACAACAAGGGCTACGTGAAGAAAGCCTGGGATCTGCAAAGCAACGGCTCGGCGATTATCGTGCTGGACGATCAGGGACGGGTGAAGTTCGCCAAAGACGGCAAGCTGACGGAAGAAGAAGTGCAGCAAGTGATGAACATGCTGCACCAGATGCTGCGCTAA